A single region of the Streptomyces sp. AM 4-1-1 genome encodes:
- a CDS encoding fatty acid desaturase: MTTSPDVIDDAAGPVTDGLPPGTLGGDRKRSIEQIALLLFIVVPFVALVAAVPLVWGRGVSWLDLGLLVGMYYLGCHGITIGFHRYFTHGAFKAKRPLRIALAVAGSMAVEGPLVRWVADHRKHHRYSDAEGDPHSPWRFGETLPALLKGLWWAHIGWMFDEERTPQQKYAPDLIRDPALRAVSRHFLTWTIVSLAIPPLVGGLVTMSWWGAATAFFWGSLVRVALLHHVTWSINSICHAVGKRPFKSRDRSGNVWWLAVLSCGESWHNLHHADPTSARHGVMRGQLDSSARLIRWFEKLGWAYDVRWPDTSRIDSRRKPVPADPA; this comes from the coding sequence ATGACGACCAGTCCCGATGTGATCGACGACGCCGCAGGACCGGTGACCGACGGCCTTCCCCCCGGCACGCTCGGCGGGGACCGGAAACGGTCGATCGAGCAGATCGCGCTTCTCCTCTTCATCGTGGTGCCGTTCGTGGCCCTGGTCGCGGCGGTGCCGCTGGTCTGGGGGCGCGGGGTGAGCTGGCTCGATCTGGGTCTGCTCGTCGGTATGTACTACCTGGGCTGCCACGGCATCACGATCGGTTTCCACCGCTATTTCACCCATGGTGCGTTCAAGGCGAAACGTCCGCTGCGGATCGCGCTCGCCGTGGCCGGTTCGATGGCGGTGGAGGGGCCGCTGGTGCGGTGGGTGGCCGATCACCGCAAGCACCACCGTTACTCGGACGCCGAGGGTGACCCGCATTCGCCGTGGCGGTTCGGGGAAACCCTGCCCGCGCTGCTGAAGGGCCTGTGGTGGGCGCACATCGGCTGGATGTTCGACGAGGAGCGGACGCCCCAGCAGAAGTACGCCCCGGACCTGATCCGGGACCCGGCGCTCCGGGCGGTCTCCCGCCACTTCCTGACCTGGACGATCGTGTCGCTGGCGATTCCGCCGCTGGTGGGCGGTCTGGTGACGATGTCCTGGTGGGGTGCGGCGACGGCGTTCTTCTGGGGCTCGCTGGTACGGGTGGCGCTGCTGCACCACGTGACCTGGTCGATCAACTCCATCTGCCACGCGGTGGGCAAGCGGCCGTTCAAGTCGCGTGACCGGTCGGGGAACGTCTGGTGGCTGGCGGTGCTCTCGTGCGGCGAGTCGTGGCACAACCTGCACCACGCGGACCCGACGAGCGCCCGGCACGGTGTGATGAGGGGGCAGCTCGACTCCAGTGCGCGGCTGATCCGCTGGTTCGAGAAGCTGGGCTGGGCGTACGACGTCCGGTGGCCGGACACCTCCCGTATCGACTCCCGGCGCAAGCCCGTTCCCGCCGACCCTGCATGA
- a CDS encoding TetR/AcrR family transcriptional regulator encodes MIEDVATDGSTGNEKKNRPSPGRRARRVRMTGKERREQLLDIGRTLFADKGFEGTSVEEIAARAGVSKPVVYEHFGGKEGLYAVVVDREMRQLLDMVTGALTAGHPRELLEQAAFALLDYIETYTDGFRILVRDSPVAQSTGTFASLISDIATQVEDILGLEFKARGFDPKLAPLYAQALVGSVALTGQWWLNVRKPKKAEVAAHLVNLAWHGLENLESRPRLIGHRKS; translated from the coding sequence ATGATTGAGGACGTGGCGACCGACGGCAGCACCGGCAACGAGAAGAAGAACCGCCCCTCCCCAGGCCGACGGGCCCGCCGTGTGCGGATGACCGGCAAGGAGCGGCGCGAACAGCTGCTGGACATCGGTCGCACGCTCTTCGCGGACAAGGGCTTCGAGGGCACATCGGTGGAGGAGATCGCGGCGCGGGCCGGGGTCTCCAAGCCGGTGGTGTACGAGCACTTCGGCGGCAAGGAGGGCCTGTACGCCGTGGTGGTCGACCGCGAGATGCGCCAGCTCCTCGACATGGTGACCGGCGCGTTGACCGCGGGGCACCCGCGTGAACTGCTGGAACAGGCCGCGTTCGCGCTCCTCGACTACATCGAGACGTACACGGACGGCTTCCGCATTCTCGTACGGGACTCACCGGTCGCCCAGTCGACGGGCACGTTCGCCTCGCTGATCAGCGACATCGCGACGCAGGTGGAGGACATCCTCGGCCTGGAGTTCAAGGCGCGCGGCTTCGATCCGAAGCTGGCCCCGCTGTACGCGCAGGCGCTGGTCGGCAGTGTCGCGCTGACGGGCCAGTGGTGGCTGAACGTCCGCAAGCCGAAGAAGGCGGAGGTGGCGGCGCATCTGGTGAACCTGGCCTGGCACGGCCTGGAGAACCTGGAGTCGCGACCGCGCCTGATCGGCCACCGCAAGAGCTGA
- a CDS encoding Uma2 family endonuclease, giving the protein MTAEPIAGNSCRWPVPPQDGYTVDDLFTLPNLPPHTELLDGSLVFVSPQRVFHSRMIDLLMNGLRSSAPSSVKALREMTVVLDRRNGPEPDVSVVRAEAVTGPELTRFQAADVLLAIEVVSPDSEARDREAKPQKYAAAGIPNFWLVEMTGTDLHPVVRVYELDPLSKTYALSGVHRDRVKTDVPFQIDIDITSDALNRL; this is encoded by the coding sequence ATGACCGCCGAGCCGATCGCCGGAAACAGCTGCCGCTGGCCGGTGCCGCCGCAGGACGGATACACGGTGGACGACCTGTTCACTCTGCCCAATCTCCCGCCGCACACCGAATTGCTCGACGGGAGCCTGGTCTTTGTGAGTCCGCAGCGCGTTTTCCACAGCCGAATGATCGATCTACTGATGAACGGGCTTCGAAGCTCCGCGCCCTCATCGGTCAAGGCGTTGCGCGAGATGACGGTGGTCCTCGACCGCCGCAACGGACCCGAACCCGATGTGTCGGTCGTGCGCGCCGAAGCCGTCACCGGGCCCGAGCTGACGCGGTTCCAGGCCGCCGACGTGTTGCTCGCCATCGAGGTGGTGTCGCCCGACTCGGAGGCCCGCGACCGCGAGGCCAAGCCGCAGAAGTACGCGGCGGCGGGCATCCCGAACTTCTGGCTGGTCGAGATGACGGGTACCGATCTGCACCCGGTCGTGCGGGTCTACGAGCTGGACCCGCTGTCCAAGACGTACGCCCTGTCCGGCGTCCACCGTGACCGCGTCAAGACCGATGTGCCGTTCCAGATCGACATCGACATCACGTCGGACGCGCTGAACCGGCTCTGA
- a CDS encoding trans-aconitate 2-methyltransferase has translation MTTPDWDPRQYLRHADHRTRPFHDLLARIGDLPTVPAARIADLGCGAGNVTALLADRWPTARVTGYDNSPQMLERAREHARPLLDFAEADAATWTPTETYDLIVSNALLQWVPDHADLFPAWLDALTPGGTLAFQVPGNFDAPSHVLMRQLAESPRWRSRLGGRLRHSDAVLTPTAYLDRLTALGCAADVWEATYLHLLPGEDPVLDWVKGTGLRPVLTALASTPEARDAFLAEYRALLRTAYPPGPAGTVLPFRRIFAVARREH, from the coding sequence ATGACCACACCCGACTGGGACCCTCGGCAGTATCTGCGCCACGCCGACCACCGCACCCGCCCCTTCCACGATCTGCTGGCCCGAATCGGTGACCTGCCGACCGTCCCGGCGGCCCGTATCGCCGACCTCGGCTGCGGCGCGGGCAACGTCACGGCCCTCCTCGCCGACCGCTGGCCCACGGCCCGCGTCACCGGCTACGACAACTCCCCGCAGATGCTGGAGCGGGCCCGCGAGCACGCCCGTCCCCTGCTGGACTTCGCCGAGGCCGACGCCGCGACCTGGACGCCGACGGAGACGTACGACCTGATCGTCTCCAACGCCCTGCTCCAGTGGGTGCCCGACCACGCCGATCTCTTCCCCGCCTGGCTGGACGCGCTCACCCCGGGCGGCACCCTCGCCTTCCAGGTGCCCGGCAACTTCGACGCCCCCAGCCACGTCCTGATGCGGCAACTCGCCGAGTCCCCCCGCTGGCGCAGCCGGCTGGGCGGACGACTGCGCCACTCCGACGCCGTGCTCACTCCCACGGCCTACCTCGACCGGCTCACCGCACTCGGCTGCGCGGCGGACGTCTGGGAGGCCACGTACCTTCATCTGCTGCCCGGCGAGGACCCCGTACTCGACTGGGTCAAGGGCACCGGCCTGCGCCCCGTCCTCACGGCCCTCGCGAGCACTCCTGAGGCCCGTGACGCGTTCCTCGCCGAATACCGCGCCCTGCTGCGCACGGCCTATCCGCCGGGCCCGGCGGGCACGGTCCTGCCGTTCCGCCGGATCTTCGCCGTCGCCCGCCGGGAGCACTGA
- a CDS encoding MarR family transcriptional regulator yields the protein MEDEVDRLVAAWRRERPDLDVEPLEVLSRVSRLARHLDRARRIAFSEHHLEPWEFDVLTSLRRAGAPYQLSPGQLLTQTLVTSGTMTNRIDRLTKKNLVERLPDPSDRRGVLVRLTAEGRDKADQSLAGLLAQERALLSELSAGQRGQLADLLRQLTAPFDNLPG from the coding sequence ATGGAGGACGAGGTCGACCGACTGGTCGCTGCATGGCGCCGCGAGCGCCCGGACCTCGACGTGGAACCGCTCGAGGTCCTGAGCCGCGTCTCACGCCTGGCCCGTCATCTGGACCGGGCCCGGCGGATCGCGTTCTCCGAGCACCACCTGGAGCCGTGGGAGTTCGACGTCCTGACGTCGCTGCGACGGGCGGGAGCCCCGTATCAGCTCTCCCCCGGACAGTTGCTCACCCAGACCCTGGTCACCTCGGGCACGATGACCAACCGCATCGACCGGCTGACCAAGAAGAATCTCGTCGAGCGCCTTCCCGACCCCAGCGACCGGCGCGGGGTGCTGGTGCGGCTGACCGCCGAGGGCCGCGACAAGGCCGATCAGTCGCTGGCCGGCCTGCTCGCCCAGGAACGCGCCCTGTTGAGTGAACTCTCCGCCGGACAGCGCGGCCAACTGGCTGACCTGCTCCGCCAGTTGACCGCGCCGTTCGACAATCTGCCTGGTTGA
- a CDS encoding ABC transporter permease, with translation MKNSRPENSRVRSGRLKRRRMARGDIRTTPADWARDLAFGVRFAVSGGREGWTRTLLTAVGVGLGVALLLVAAAVPAILSARDDRGAARNDFAYGEPVLRPTAGTIVTGRTDTTYRGQDVYGRLIQPDGDRPLLPPGLDELPAPGEMFVSPELKKLLGSPEGALLKERIGHRVSGTIGEAGLLGPRELAYYAGADDLVANGDNPARIDRFGSPFPSTPLDSFLTLLVVIAFVVLLMPVAVLIATAVRFGGERRDRRLAALRLVGADARATRRIAAGEALFGALIGLVVGLGLFMGGRQLIGTVELWRISVFASDVSPDPVLAALIMVGVPVVAVAVTLFALRTVSIEPLGVVRHTGTVKRRLWWRLLLPFVGGALLSPMADGLDSTSQVSEPKIAVGAVLLLAGVSALLPWAMEAIVGRVRGGPLPLQLAVRRIQLDSAASARMVNGITVAVAGAIAVQMLFSGLESRYTLDTGLSPLRGELRIARDYTGAAQQHEDTAAVRATPGVASTLTYTLGNARRPGTDDPGAFVIVGDCASLGQIVETPGCEPGSVYTVGTPTGNGPRPDDEYAPAAGERVDLGAEESESGKAAPALWTLPATTAPTRVVPDPAGSFTTGIFTTPEAIKVGDLADAGTELLVKLDPSDRDAVERVRNTVARIDPLQHVEYYEETEELPKFTNIKRGLFIGATVTLLLIGASMLVTVLEQLRERKKLLAALIAFGTRRSTLGLSVLWQTVLPVTFGLVLATLGGVGLGAILLKMASLPLAVDWLGIAGMAGISGGVVVLVTLLSLPPLWRMMRPDGLRTE, from the coding sequence ATGAAGAACAGCCGCCCGGAGAACAGCCGGGTGAGGAGCGGCCGCCTGAAGAGGCGCCGCATGGCGAGGGGGGACATCCGTACCACCCCGGCCGACTGGGCGCGCGATCTCGCGTTCGGCGTCCGGTTCGCGGTGAGCGGCGGGCGCGAGGGCTGGACCCGTACCCTCCTGACCGCCGTCGGTGTCGGCCTGGGTGTGGCGCTGCTGCTCGTCGCCGCCGCCGTCCCGGCCATCCTGAGCGCCCGGGACGACCGTGGCGCGGCTCGCAACGACTTCGCCTACGGTGAGCCGGTGCTGCGTCCGACCGCCGGGACGATCGTCACGGGCAGGACGGACACCACCTACCGGGGGCAGGACGTCTACGGTCGGCTGATCCAGCCGGACGGCGACCGGCCGCTCCTCCCGCCCGGCCTGGACGAACTGCCCGCCCCGGGCGAGATGTTCGTGTCCCCCGAGCTGAAGAAGCTGCTCGGTTCGCCGGAGGGCGCCCTGCTCAAGGAGCGCATCGGCCACCGCGTCAGCGGCACCATCGGCGAGGCGGGACTCCTCGGCCCCCGGGAACTCGCCTACTACGCGGGCGCCGATGACCTGGTGGCCAACGGTGACAACCCGGCCCGTATCGACCGCTTCGGCAGCCCGTTCCCGTCCACGCCCCTCGACTCGTTCCTGACGCTGTTGGTCGTCATCGCCTTCGTGGTGCTGCTGATGCCGGTGGCGGTGCTCATCGCCACCGCCGTCCGCTTCGGCGGTGAGCGCCGCGACCGGCGGCTGGCCGCGCTGCGGCTGGTCGGCGCGGACGCGCGGGCGACACGGCGGATCGCGGCCGGTGAGGCGCTGTTCGGCGCGCTGATCGGACTCGTCGTGGGGCTCGGTCTCTTCATGGGCGGACGACAGCTCATCGGTACGGTCGAGCTGTGGCGGATCAGCGTCTTCGCCTCCGACGTGTCCCCGGACCCGGTGCTGGCCGCGTTGATCATGGTCGGTGTGCCGGTCGTGGCCGTCGCCGTCACCTTGTTCGCGCTGCGTACGGTGTCCATCGAACCGCTCGGCGTCGTCCGGCACACCGGTACGGTCAAGCGGCGGCTGTGGTGGCGGCTGCTGCTGCCGTTCGTCGGGGGAGCGCTGCTGTCCCCGATGGCGGACGGCCTCGATTCCACCAGCCAGGTCAGCGAGCCGAAGATCGCGGTGGGTGCCGTGCTTCTGCTCGCGGGGGTGTCCGCGCTACTGCCCTGGGCCATGGAGGCCATCGTCGGCCGGGTGCGCGGCGGCCCGCTGCCGTTGCAACTCGCCGTTCGGCGAATCCAGTTGGACAGTGCCGCGTCGGCCCGGATGGTCAACGGCATCACGGTCGCGGTGGCCGGGGCCATCGCCGTGCAGATGCTGTTCTCCGGGCTGGAGAGCCGGTACACGCTCGACACCGGCCTCAGTCCGCTCCGCGGCGAGCTGCGGATCGCCCGGGACTACACCGGTGCGGCCCAGCAGCACGAGGACACGGCCGCCGTCCGGGCCACACCCGGTGTGGCGTCGACCTTGACCTACACGCTCGGCAACGCCCGCAGGCCCGGCACCGACGACCCCGGGGCCTTCGTGATCGTCGGCGACTGCGCGAGCCTGGGCCAGATCGTCGAGACCCCCGGCTGCGAGCCCGGCAGCGTCTACACCGTCGGCACTCCGACGGGCAACGGCCCGCGGCCTGATGACGAGTACGCCCCCGCCGCCGGCGAACGGGTCGACCTGGGGGCCGAGGAGAGCGAATCCGGGAAGGCCGCGCCCGCACTGTGGACCCTCCCGGCCACCACCGCCCCCACCCGGGTGGTGCCCGATCCGGCGGGGTCCTTCACCACCGGCATCTTCACCACACCCGAGGCGATCAAGGTCGGCGACCTGGCGGACGCCGGTACCGAACTGCTGGTGAAGCTGGACCCCTCCGACCGTGACGCGGTCGAGCGGGTCCGCAACACCGTCGCGCGGATCGACCCGTTGCAGCACGTCGAGTACTACGAGGAGACCGAGGAGTTGCCGAAGTTCACGAACATCAAGCGGGGCCTGTTCATCGGCGCGACCGTCACGCTCCTGCTGATCGGCGCGAGCATGCTCGTGACCGTGCTGGAGCAGTTGCGCGAGCGCAAGAAGCTGCTGGCGGCGCTCATCGCCTTCGGCACCCGGCGCTCGACCCTCGGTCTGTCGGTGCTGTGGCAGACGGTGCTGCCGGTGACGTTCGGGCTGGTACTGGCGACCCTCGGCGGTGTGGGCCTCGGCGCGATCCTGCTGAAGATGGCGAGCCTGCCGCTCGCCGTGGACTGGCTCGGCATCGCCGGGATGGCAGGCATCAGCGGCGGCGTGGTCGTGCTGGTCACACTGCTCAGCCTGCCACCGCTGTGGCGCATGATGCGACCCGACGGCCTGCGCACCGAATGA
- a CDS encoding ABC transporter ATP-binding protein → MTDPILSATRLRKAYGATPALDGADFSIRSGEVVAVMGPSGSGKSTLLHCLAGIVIPDGGRVTYEGRAMSTLSDAGRSRLRRGDFGFVFQFGQLVPELTCVDNVALPLRLNGARRKDATRRAVEWMERLEVADLAGKRPGEVSGGQGQRVAIARALVGEPRVLFADEPTGALDSLNGERVMGLLTEAARDTGAAVVLVTHEARVAAYSDREVVVRDGKSQDVERAA, encoded by the coding sequence ATGACCGACCCCATCCTGTCCGCCACCCGCCTGCGCAAGGCGTACGGCGCGACCCCCGCCCTGGACGGCGCGGACTTCAGCATCCGCTCCGGCGAGGTCGTCGCGGTCATGGGTCCCTCGGGTTCCGGCAAGTCCACGCTTCTGCACTGCCTCGCCGGCATCGTCATACCCGACGGGGGCCGGGTGACGTACGAGGGCCGGGCCATGTCGACGCTGTCGGACGCGGGCCGCAGCAGGCTGCGCCGGGGCGACTTCGGCTTCGTCTTCCAGTTCGGTCAGCTGGTGCCGGAGCTGACCTGCGTGGACAACGTCGCACTGCCGCTGCGGCTGAACGGCGCCAGGCGCAAGGACGCCACGCGCCGGGCCGTCGAGTGGATGGAACGTCTTGAGGTCGCCGACCTGGCGGGCAAGCGCCCCGGCGAGGTCTCCGGAGGCCAGGGCCAGCGCGTCGCCATCGCCCGCGCGCTGGTCGGAGAGCCGCGCGTGCTGTTCGCGGACGAACCGACCGGTGCCCTGGACTCCCTCAACGGCGAGCGCGTCATGGGACTGCTCACCGAAGCGGCCCGCGACACCGGAGCGGCCGTCGTCCTGGTCACCCACGAAGCACGCGTCGCCGCCTACTCGGACCGTGAGGTCGTCGTCCGCGACGGAAAGTCGCAAGACGTGGAGCGCGCCGCGTGA
- a CDS encoding PadR family transcriptional regulator, whose product MSISHALLGLLESGPRHGYDLKRAFDDRFGHDRPLHYGQVYSTMARLLKGGLVEVDGVESGGGPERKRYAITEAGVTDVETWLTQPEKPEPYLRTTLYTKVVLALLTGRSAEGLLDTQRAEHLRLMRDLTRRKSRGDLADQLICDHALFHLEADLRWLELTAARLDRLATEIHT is encoded by the coding sequence ATGTCAATCAGCCATGCCCTGCTCGGACTTCTGGAGTCAGGGCCACGCCATGGGTACGACCTCAAGCGCGCCTTCGACGACCGCTTCGGCCACGACCGCCCGTTGCACTACGGGCAGGTCTACTCGACCATGGCGCGATTGCTGAAGGGCGGCCTGGTGGAGGTCGACGGCGTCGAGAGCGGCGGAGGCCCGGAGCGCAAGCGGTACGCCATCACCGAAGCCGGAGTGACGGACGTCGAGACCTGGCTCACCCAGCCCGAGAAGCCCGAGCCGTACCTCCGGACGACCCTGTACACCAAGGTCGTCCTGGCCCTGCTGACCGGCCGCAGCGCCGAAGGGCTGCTCGACACGCAGCGGGCCGAACACCTGCGCCTGATGCGTGACCTCACCCGCCGCAAGTCCCGGGGCGACCTCGCCGACCAACTGATCTGCGACCACGCCCTGTTCCACCTGGAGGCGGACCTGCGGTGGCTGGAGCTCACCGCCGCCCGGCTCGACCGGCTCGCCACGGAGATCCACACATGA
- a CDS encoding response regulator transcription factor, which yields MVRIRVLVVDDHRIFAESLAAALAAEPDVDVMAAGSGPAALRCLERAAAEGRGYDVMLVDAELGGGAAPDPRTVPAPRATPAPRTASDTRTAPGGAEGGPPTVADGISLVAGVRTGRPSVRTVVLAERDDPRRAALALQAGASGWVAKDCSLQRLLAVIRGVLRDETHLPPALLTGVLRELTAARRHRTESERLVESLTPREREVLRCMVAGLGRKAVAERLFLSPHTVRTHMQNVLGKLGVHSTLAAVALARRAGVGPAERPEDTA from the coding sequence GTGGTTCGCATCCGGGTTCTGGTGGTGGACGATCACCGTATCTTCGCCGAGTCGTTGGCCGCCGCCCTCGCGGCCGAACCGGACGTCGACGTGATGGCGGCGGGCAGCGGCCCGGCCGCGCTGCGCTGTCTGGAACGCGCGGCGGCCGAGGGGCGTGGCTACGACGTGATGCTGGTCGACGCGGAGCTGGGCGGCGGAGCGGCCCCGGACCCCCGAACGGTCCCCGCACCCCGGGCGACCCCGGCCCCCCGAACCGCTTCGGACACCCGAACGGCGCCGGGCGGCGCGGAGGGCGGGCCGCCGACCGTGGCGGACGGCATCTCGCTGGTCGCCGGGGTCCGTACCGGCCGCCCCTCGGTCCGTACGGTGGTGCTCGCCGAGCGGGACGACCCGCGACGGGCCGCCCTCGCGCTCCAGGCGGGGGCTTCCGGCTGGGTCGCCAAGGACTGTTCGCTCCAGCGGCTGCTGGCCGTCATCCGGGGTGTGCTGCGCGACGAGACGCATCTGCCCCCCGCGCTGCTGACGGGCGTCCTGCGGGAACTGACCGCGGCCCGCAGGCACCGTACCGAGAGCGAGCGGCTGGTCGAGTCGCTGACCCCGCGCGAGCGCGAGGTGCTGCGCTGCATGGTGGCGGGACTGGGCCGCAAGGCGGTCGCGGAGCGGCTGTTCCTGTCCCCGCACACCGTGCGTACGCACATGCAGAACGTCCTGGGAAAGCTGGGCGTGCACTCCACGCTGGCGGCGGTCGCCCTGGCCAGGCGGGCCGGTGTCGGCCCGGCGGAACGCCCCGAGGACACGGCCTGA
- the galK gene encoding galactokinase — translation MTADGPESSGVAELTASFTALYGTGPDGVWAAPGRVNLIGEYTDFNDGFVLPLALPHTTRVAAARRTDGELRLHSADVPGGVVRLRVDEPASRSEHGWAVYPAGVVRALREAGHPVTGADLHFRSTVPTGAGLSSSAALETATALALDDLFELGLRRPELALLAQRAENEFVGVPCGVMDQMASACCTEGHLLHLDTRDLTTSQIPFDLTSLGLRLLVVDTRVTHQLGDGAYAERRSGCEAGARTLGLRTLRELPYDELPDALERLTAAGAHESVVRYVRHVVGDNRRVERVVALLEAGEVRAVGPVLTEGHASLRDDLRVSCPELDLVVSAANEAGALGARMTGGGFGGSAIVLIRERDADAVTAAVLRAFASAGHRPPGIFPAVPSPGARRLV, via the coding sequence ATGACCGCGGACGGCCCCGAATCCTCCGGCGTCGCAGAGCTGACCGCCTCCTTCACCGCGCTGTACGGCACCGGGCCGGACGGCGTCTGGGCGGCCCCCGGCCGGGTCAACCTGATCGGCGAGTACACCGACTTCAACGACGGCTTCGTGCTGCCGCTCGCGCTGCCGCACACCACACGCGTCGCCGCCGCCCGCCGCACCGACGGCGAACTGCGCCTCCACTCGGCCGACGTACCGGGCGGTGTGGTCCGCCTCCGCGTCGACGAACCGGCCTCGCGCTCCGAGCACGGCTGGGCCGTCTACCCCGCCGGAGTCGTCCGGGCGCTGAGAGAGGCCGGGCACCCGGTGACCGGCGCCGACCTCCACTTCCGGTCCACCGTGCCGACCGGCGCCGGACTCTCCTCGTCCGCGGCCCTGGAGACGGCCACCGCCCTCGCTCTCGACGACCTCTTCGAACTGGGCCTGAGAAGACCCGAATTGGCGCTGCTCGCCCAGCGCGCCGAGAACGAGTTCGTCGGAGTCCCCTGCGGGGTCATGGACCAGATGGCGTCCGCCTGCTGCACCGAGGGCCACCTCCTGCACCTGGACACCAGAGACCTCACGACCAGTCAGATTCCGTTCGACCTCACCTCGTTGGGCCTGCGGCTCCTGGTCGTCGACACCCGCGTCACCCACCAGCTGGGCGACGGGGCGTACGCCGAGCGGCGGTCCGGCTGCGAGGCGGGCGCCCGGACGCTCGGCCTGCGGACCCTGCGCGAACTGCCCTACGACGAACTCCCCGACGCCCTCGAAAGGTTGACGGCGGCCGGTGCGCACGAGTCCGTCGTGCGGTACGTACGCCATGTGGTCGGCGACAACCGGCGGGTGGAGCGGGTCGTCGCACTGCTCGAAGCGGGTGAGGTACGGGCCGTGGGTCCGGTGCTCACCGAGGGCCACGCCTCACTCCGCGACGATCTGAGGGTCTCCTGCCCGGAGCTGGACCTGGTGGTGTCGGCGGCGAACGAGGCGGGTGCGCTGGGGGCCCGGATGACCGGTGGCGGCTTCGGCGGTTCGGCGATCGTGCTGATCCGCGAGCGGGACGCGGACGCGGTCACAGCGGCGGTCCTGAGGGCGTTCGCCTCGGCAGGGCACCGGCCCCCGGGAATCTTCCCCGCGGTCCCCTCGCCTGGCGCGCGCCGCCTGGTCTGA
- the galE gene encoding UDP-glucose 4-epimerase GalE, with protein sequence MVTGGAGYVGSVVAAHLLEAGHAVTVLDDLSTGFRESVPAGAVFVEGRVQDAARRLDPSYDAVLHFAAFSQVGESVADPEKYWVNNVGGTTALLAAMRDAGVRTLVFSSTAATYGEPASTPVTEAAPTAPTSPYGASKLAVDHMISGEATAHGLAAVSLRYFNVAGAYGRYGERHSPETHLIPLVLQVALGHRDSISVYGDDYPTPDGTCVRDYIHVADLADAHLLALEAATAGEHLICNLGNGNGFSVREVIETVRAVTGRPVPETAAPRRAGDPAVLVASAATARERLGWQPARADLAAIVSDAWTFARREEVTAP encoded by the coding sequence CTGGTGACGGGGGGCGCGGGATACGTCGGCAGCGTGGTCGCCGCCCATCTGCTGGAGGCCGGGCACGCGGTGACCGTCCTCGACGACCTGTCGACGGGCTTCCGCGAGAGCGTCCCGGCCGGAGCCGTGTTCGTCGAGGGCCGCGTCCAGGACGCGGCCCGCCGGCTGGACCCCTCGTACGACGCGGTCCTGCACTTCGCCGCCTTCTCCCAGGTCGGCGAGTCCGTCGCCGATCCGGAGAAGTACTGGGTCAACAACGTCGGCGGGACCACCGCCCTGCTCGCGGCGATGCGTGACGCCGGGGTGCGGACCCTGGTCTTCTCCTCCACGGCCGCGACCTACGGCGAACCGGCCTCCACCCCCGTCACGGAGGCCGCCCCGACCGCGCCCACCAGCCCGTACGGTGCCTCAAAGCTCGCCGTCGACCACATGATCTCCGGTGAGGCCACCGCCCACGGCCTGGCCGCCGTCTCGCTGCGGTACTTCAACGTGGCGGGCGCGTACGGCCGTTACGGGGAGCGGCACAGCCCCGAGACGCATCTGATCCCGCTCGTCCTCCAGGTCGCCCTGGGGCACCGCGATTCGATCTCCGTCTACGGCGACGACTACCCGACCCCCGACGGCACCTGCGTCCGCGACTACATCCATGTCGCCGACCTCGCCGACGCCCATCTCCTCGCCCTGGAGGCGGCCACCGCGGGTGAGCACCTGATCTGCAACCTCGGCAACGGCAACGGATTCTCGGTGCGCGAGGTCATCGAGACCGTCCGCGCGGTCACCGGACGCCCGGTCCCCGAGACCGCCGCCCCGCGCCGCGCCGGTGACCCGGCCGTCCTCGTCGCGTCGGCCGCCACGGCCCGCGAACGCCTCGGCTGGCAGCCGGCCCGCGCGGATCTGGCCGCCATCGTCTCCGACGCCTGGACGTTCGCCCGCCGTGAGGAGGTCACCGCCCCATGA